In one window of Oleidesulfovibrio alaskensis DSM 16109 DNA:
- a CDS encoding phage GP46 family protein translates to MGNDAGLNPYTGDYTGERISHLGNAIYLRIMTPLGTWWADPTVGSRLHEIAREKDLPRIRTLAQQYAQQALAPLVEAGRAQSIQVTAMQPHNGVCLLIICATDSTGNQQTFQYPVRVI, encoded by the coding sequence ATGGGAAACGATGCAGGGTTAAATCCATATACAGGCGACTACACCGGAGAGCGCATCAGCCATCTGGGCAACGCCATCTATCTGCGCATCATGACGCCTCTGGGCACATGGTGGGCAGACCCCACGGTAGGTTCGCGCCTGCACGAAATAGCGCGCGAAAAAGACCTGCCCCGCATCCGTACCCTTGCACAGCAATATGCCCAGCAGGCATTGGCCCCGTTGGTTGAGGCAGGCAGAGCACAGTCCATACAGGTGACGGCCATGCAGCCGCATAACGGTGTATGCCTGTTGATTATCTGTGCCACTGATTCAACCGGTAATCAACAGACGTTCCAATACCCTGTTCGTGTTATCTGA